A part of Dethiosulfovibrio salsuginis genomic DNA contains:
- a CDS encoding sugar O-acetyltransferase, with product MDQRERMLAGLPYKAWMDGLAEERLKARKLVQQFNTSEPKDFAKRTELIGRILGKVGKNAYIEPPFRCDYGSNIEIGDDFYANYNCIILDVAKVTIGNNVMLAPNVAIYTAGHPIHPDSRKSGYEYGIPITIGNNVWIGGNVVVNPGVSIGHNAVIGAGSVVTRDIPDNAIAVGNPCRVVRYITEEDRKYYFKDLEFDVEDYR from the coding sequence GTGGATCAAAGGGAAAGGATGCTCGCGGGGCTACCCTACAAGGCTTGGATGGACGGACTTGCGGAGGAAAGGCTTAAGGCGAGGAAGCTGGTTCAGCAGTTCAACACGTCCGAGCCGAAGGATTTCGCCAAAAGGACGGAGCTTATCGGCAGGATCCTGGGCAAGGTCGGGAAAAACGCCTATATCGAGCCGCCCTTCAGGTGCGACTACGGCAGCAACATAGAGATAGGAGACGATTTCTACGCCAACTACAACTGCATCATACTGGACGTGGCAAAGGTGACGATAGGAAACAACGTGATGCTGGCCCCTAACGTGGCGATCTACACCGCCGGACACCCGATCCACCCGGATTCCAGAAAATCGGGCTACGAGTACGGTATCCCCATAACGATAGGAAACAACGTGTGGATCGGCGGCAACGTGGTGGTCAATCCAGGGGTCAGCATAGGACACAACGCAGTCATCGGCGCCGGTAGCGTCGTCACAAGAGACATACCGGACAACGCCATAGCCGTGGGCAATCCCTGCCGGGTGGTCCGGTACATCACCGAGGAGGACAGAAAATACTATTTTAAGGATCTAGAGTTCGACGTGGAGGATTACCGCTGA